From the genome of Aeromicrobium sp. Sec7.5:
ACGCATCGACATCCTCTTCGTGATCGGCGGCGACGGCTCGCTGCACGGCGCGCACCGCATCGCGGAGGAGGCGCTCGCCCGCGACGCGGGCATCGCGGTCGTGGGCGTGCCGAAGACGATCGACAACGACATCCCGCACATCGGCCAGAGCTTCGGCTTCCAGACCGCCTACTCGCGGGCCGCGCAGTCGATCAAGGCCGCGAAGATCGAGGCCGAGGCGGCCATCAACGGCATCGGGATCGTCAAGGTCATGGGTCGGCACGCGGGCTTCATCGCCTGCTACTCCGCGATCGCCAACCACGACGCCGACTTCGTGCTGATCCCCGAGGTGCCGTTCGACCTCGACGGCGACAACGGCCTGCTCGCGCACGTCCGGCGCACCGTCGAGGACCAGGGCCACGCGGTCCTCGTGGTCGCGGAGGGTGCCGGACAGGAGCACCTGCCCCACGCCGAGACGACCGACGCGTCCGGCAACAAGCGGCTCGCCGACATCGGCCGTCTCCTGCGCGAGCGCATCGGCGACGACTTCGAGGCCCGCGGCGAGGAGGCGCTGTTCCGCTACTTCGACCCGGGCTACTTCATCCGCTCGGTCCCGGCCGACCCGGCCGACTCCGTCTACTGCGCGCGGCTGGCCCAGACCGCGGTGCACGCGGGCATGGCCGGGCGCACGGACCTGGTCGTGGGCCGCCGCCGGCACCGGTTCGTGCACGTGCCGATCGCCTACGTCACGCACCGCACCCACGGGGTCTCCCCCGACGGCGACCTCTGGCTGAGCGTGCTCGAGTCGACCTCGCAGCCGCACGACATGACCTGAGCGGGACCTCTGCGGGCTTCCACACTGTGAGACGACTGTCCACCTTCGCCGTTGCGTGCGATTCTGGAAGCCGAGCCACCCGACCCTTCAGGAGTCCCCATGAGCGAGAACTGGTCATTCGAGACCAAGCAGATCCACGCCGGTCAGACGGCCGATCCCACCACGGGCGCCCGGGCGCTGCCGATCTACCAGACCACCTCGTACCAGTTCCGCGACACCCAGCACGCCGCTGACCTGTTCGCGCTGGCCGAGCCCGGCAACATCTACACGCGCATCATGAACCCCACCCAGGGTGTCGTCGAGGAGCGTCTCGCGGCCCTCGAGGGCGGCGTCGGCGCGCTGCTGTTCGCCTCGGGCCAGGCCGCCACGACCGGCGCACTGACCAACGTCGCCGAGGCGGGCGACCACATCGTGGCCTCGGCCAGCCTCTACGGCGGCACCGACAGCCTGCTGCGCCACTCGTTCCCCAAGCTCGGCATCACCGTGACCTTCGTCGAGGACAACAACGACCCCGACGCCTGGCGCGCAGCTGCCCAGGACAACACCAAGGCGTTCTTCGGCGAGACGATCGGCAACCCCAAGGGCGACATCCTCGACCTCGAGGCCATCTCGGCGGTCGCCAAGGAGATCGGCGTCCCGTTCATCGTCGACAACACCGTCGCCACGCCGTTCCTGCTGAACCCCTTCAAGCACGGTGTCGACACCGTCGTGCACTCGGCCACCAAGTACATCGGCGGACACGGCACCACGATCGCCGGCGTCGTGATCGATGCCGGCACATTCGACTACGCCGCCCACGGCGACAAGTTCCCCGGGTTCACGACGGCCGACCCGAGCTACCACGGCCTCGTGTTCGCCGACGCCCTCGGACCGGCCGCGTACATCGCCAAGCTGCGCGTGCAGTACCTGCGCAACATCGGCCCGGCGCTCTCGCCGTTCAACGCGTTCCTCATCGCCCAGGGCCTCGAGACGCTGAGCCTGCGCATGGAGCGCCACATCGAGAACACCCGCAAGGTCGCCGAGTGGCTCCAGGGCCGCGAGGACGTCTCGAAGGTCACGTGGGCCTCGCTCGACGGCAACGCCTACAAGGAGCTGGCCGACAAGTACACGCCGAAGGGCTCGGGTGCCGTGCTCACCTTCGAGCTCCCCGGCGGCGTCGAGGCCGGCAAGGCGTTCATCGACTCGCTCGAGCTGTTCAGCCACGTCGCGAACATCGGCGACGTCCGCTCGCTGGCCATCCACCCGGCCAGCACGACCCACTCGCAGGGCTCGCCCGAGGAGCACGCCGCCACCGGTGTGACCCCCGGCCTGGTGCGCCTGGCCGTGGGCCTCGAGGGCATCGACGACATCCTGGCCGACCTCGACGCGGGACTGCGCGCGGCCAAGTGACATCAGGAACAACCCCGGATCTCCCTCTCGTCACCGGTGCGTGGCGGGAGGGAGATCCTGTCGGTGCCCGGCAGTTCCTCGACGTCGGGACGATCGACCTCGAGTCGGGCGCGCAGCTGCCGGACGTGCGGGTGGCCTACGAGACCTGGGGCACCTTCCGGGGCGACAACGCGGTGCTGGTCGAGCACGCCCTGACCGGCGACGCGCACGTGACCGGGCCGGTCGGCCCGGGTCAGCACTCCCCCGGCTGGTGGGACGACCTCGTCGGCCCCGGCAGGCCGATCGACACCGACCGCTGGTTCGTCGTGGCCACCAACATCCTCGGCGGGTGCCAGGGCACCACGGGTCCGGCGAGCATCGCGCCCGACGGGCAGCCGTGGGGCAGCCGCTTCCCGGCGCTCACGGTCCGCGACCAGGTGACGGCCGAGATCGCGGTGGCCGACGCCCTGGGCATCGACCGTTGGCAGGCCGTGATCGGCGGGTCGGCCGGAGGCATGCGGGCGCTCGAGTGGGCCATCACGGTGCCGGATCGCGTCGTGCGGCTGTTCCTGCTCGCCACCTCGCCCTGGGCCTCGGCCGAGCAGATCGCGTACTCCTCGACGCAGCAGGCGGCCATTGTCGCCGACCCGAACTTCCTCGGTGGCGACTACTACGGCGCCGCGCGCGGCCCGGTCGCCGGACTCGCGCTCGCGCGCCGCATCGCCCACATCGCCTACCGCAGCGAGCCCGAGCTCGCCGAGCGCTTCGGGCGTGAGGTCCAGGACGACGGCCGGTTCGCCGTCACGTCGTACCTCGAGCACCACGGCACCAAGCTCGTGAAGCGATTCGACGCCAACGCCTACCTCGTGCTGACGCGCGCGATGGACACCCACGACGTCGGCCGCGGTCGCGGTGGCGTCGACCAGGCCCTCGCCCGCATCACGGCCCGCACGATCGTGGCCGGCATCGACTCCGACCGCCTCTACCCGTTGAGCCAGCAGCAGGTGCTGGCCGAGTCGATCGCCCTCAGCGGCCGGCTCGAGGTCGTCACCTCCCTGCACGGGCACGACGGCTTCCTCGTCGAGTTCGACCAGGTCGGCGCTCTGGCCCAGAAGCTGTTGGGCTGACCTCCGCGCGAAGCGCGGCGGTCAGGGTCTCCACCGGCGAAGCCGGTCCGCCCGGTCGTCGAGTGCGTCCTGAGGAACGAAGGACGTGTACCGAGACGTGTTCAGGTGACGGATCTCGGTCCGACCGGCCGGTGGCCGAGGCGTGCCGTCAGGT
Proteins encoded in this window:
- the metX gene encoding homoserine O-acetyltransferase MetX, which produces MTSGTTPDLPLVTGAWREGDPVGARQFLDVGTIDLESGAQLPDVRVAYETWGTFRGDNAVLVEHALTGDAHVTGPVGPGQHSPGWWDDLVGPGRPIDTDRWFVVATNILGGCQGTTGPASIAPDGQPWGSRFPALTVRDQVTAEIAVADALGIDRWQAVIGGSAGGMRALEWAITVPDRVVRLFLLATSPWASAEQIAYSSTQQAAIVADPNFLGGDYYGAARGPVAGLALARRIAHIAYRSEPELAERFGREVQDDGRFAVTSYLEHHGTKLVKRFDANAYLVLTRAMDTHDVGRGRGGVDQALARITARTIVAGIDSDRLYPLSQQQVLAESIALSGRLEVVTSLHGHDGFLVEFDQVGALAQKLLG
- a CDS encoding ATP-dependent 6-phosphofructokinase, encoding MVTLADLQVTRLGECTVPSPLASYVGGRATNQYYVGEDDRILFDDTVELVRARGLPLDEMPSFETGGPRADIYFEPSKTRVGIVTCGGLCPGLNDVIRALVLELHEHYGVTDVTGFRNGFAGLVPEHGLSPIHLTPEFVQTIHERGGTVLGSSRGAQDVGVMVDTLQRRRIDILFVIGGDGSLHGAHRIAEEALARDAGIAVVGVPKTIDNDIPHIGQSFGFQTAYSRAAQSIKAAKIEAEAAINGIGIVKVMGRHAGFIACYSAIANHDADFVLIPEVPFDLDGDNGLLAHVRRTVEDQGHAVLVVAEGAGQEHLPHAETTDASGNKRLADIGRLLRERIGDDFEARGEEALFRYFDPGYFIRSVPADPADSVYCARLAQTAVHAGMAGRTDLVVGRRRHRFVHVPIAYVTHRTHGVSPDGDLWLSVLESTSQPHDMT
- a CDS encoding bifunctional o-acetylhomoserine/o-acetylserine sulfhydrylase, which codes for MSENWSFETKQIHAGQTADPTTGARALPIYQTTSYQFRDTQHAADLFALAEPGNIYTRIMNPTQGVVEERLAALEGGVGALLFASGQAATTGALTNVAEAGDHIVASASLYGGTDSLLRHSFPKLGITVTFVEDNNDPDAWRAAAQDNTKAFFGETIGNPKGDILDLEAISAVAKEIGVPFIVDNTVATPFLLNPFKHGVDTVVHSATKYIGGHGTTIAGVVIDAGTFDYAAHGDKFPGFTTADPSYHGLVFADALGPAAYIAKLRVQYLRNIGPALSPFNAFLIAQGLETLSLRMERHIENTRKVAEWLQGREDVSKVTWASLDGNAYKELADKYTPKGSGAVLTFELPGGVEAGKAFIDSLELFSHVANIGDVRSLAIHPASTTHSQGSPEEHAATGVTPGLVRLAVGLEGIDDILADLDAGLRAAK